The following coding sequences lie in one Maribacter forsetii DSM 18668 genomic window:
- a CDS encoding 1-acyl-sn-glycerol-3-phosphate acyltransferase, producing the protein MQQIAKFIYFKMLGWKLNGEFPSHLDKFVAIVVPHTSWWDFLLGLLIRAVWQEEINYVGKKSLFKAPFGWFFRWTGGAPIDRTKNSDTVKATAAIFSERKKFRLALSPEGTRKKVEKWKTGFYYIAKTANVPIVLVAFDYGKKEIKLSEPLIPTEDKEADFKKYHAFFDGVEGKHV; encoded by the coding sequence ATGCAGCAAATAGCAAAATTTATATATTTTAAAATGCTAGGGTGGAAACTTAATGGTGAATTCCCTTCACATCTAGATAAGTTTGTTGCTATTGTAGTGCCACATACTAGTTGGTGGGATTTTCTCTTGGGGTTGTTAATACGAGCCGTTTGGCAAGAAGAAATAAACTATGTTGGAAAGAAAAGCCTGTTTAAAGCCCCTTTTGGTTGGTTTTTTAGGTGGACAGGTGGTGCTCCAATTGATAGAACAAAAAATAGCGATACGGTAAAAGCTACAGCAGCCATATTCAGTGAAAGAAAAAAGTTTAGGCTGGCACTTTCTCCTGAAGGCACACGAAAGAAAGTAGAAAAATGGAAAACAGGATTCTACTATATAGCTAAAACTGCTAATGTACCCATAGTACTAGTTGCCTTTGACTATGGCAAAAAAGAAATAAAATTATCAGAACCTCTTATCCCAACAGAAGATAAAGAAGCCGATTTTAAAAAATATCATGCTTTTTTTGATGGGGTGGAGGGGAAGCATGTATAG
- a CDS encoding iron-containing alcohol dehydrogenase family protein, which translates to MTLKKIPTKASEEFRNFPMVPRVVYGKGSFNTLGDILMPKRKHSEAPMIYLVDDVFENTELISRIPSIFCDQIILISAEEEPKTEQVDALVKMIQEKFTELPSGIIGIGGGTLLDLAKAVAIMLTNKGSASEYQGWDLVNKQSIYHVGIPTISGTGAEVSRTTVLMGPEKKLGINSDYTTFDQVLLDPDLTKGVSKEQWFYTGMDCYIHCVESLNGTFLNAFSQSYGEKSLELCKEVFLEDIEESESREKLMMASWHGGMSIAYSQVGVAHAMSYGLGYVLGVKHGIGNCLVFQYLEEFYPEGVEVFNKMLKKHNIVLPKQVCSKLTTAEMDTMISVAMGMEPLWENALGEEWKLIITPEKLKAIYQKI; encoded by the coding sequence ATGACATTGAAGAAAATACCAACAAAAGCATCGGAGGAGTTTAGAAATTTTCCAATGGTGCCAAGAGTAGTTTATGGAAAAGGAAGTTTTAATACCCTAGGTGATATTTTAATGCCTAAAAGAAAGCATTCAGAAGCACCAATGATTTATTTGGTAGATGATGTTTTTGAGAATACTGAACTTATAAGTAGGATTCCAAGCATTTTTTGTGATCAAATTATACTGATATCTGCAGAAGAAGAGCCCAAAACAGAACAAGTGGATGCTCTTGTTAAAATGATACAGGAAAAATTCACCGAATTGCCATCGGGTATTATAGGTATTGGTGGTGGTACGCTATTAGATTTAGCAAAAGCAGTGGCTATTATGCTAACCAATAAAGGTAGTGCATCAGAATATCAAGGCTGGGATTTAGTGAATAAGCAATCAATTTACCATGTAGGTATACCCACAATAAGTGGAACCGGTGCAGAAGTTTCAAGAACTACCGTGTTAATGGGACCAGAAAAGAAACTGGGTATAAATTCGGATTATACCACTTTTGATCAGGTTTTGTTAGATCCAGATTTAACTAAAGGCGTATCAAAAGAACAATGGTTTTATACCGGTATGGATTGCTATATACATTGTGTAGAATCTTTGAACGGAACATTTCTAAATGCTTTTAGTCAAAGTTATGGTGAGAAATCATTAGAACTTTGCAAAGAAGTATTTTTAGAGGATATAGAAGAATCGGAAAGTAGAGAGAAGCTTATGATGGCATCTTGGCATGGTGGTATGAGTATTGCATATTCACAAGTTGGCGTAGCACATGCTATGAGTTATGGTTTGGGTTACGTTTTAGGTGTAAAGCACGGAATAGGTAATTGTCTTGTTTTTCAATATTTAGAAGAGTTTTATCCAGAAGGAGTGGAGGTGTTCAACAAAATGCTTAAGAAACATAATATAGTATTACCAAAACAGGTATGCTCAAAATTGACAACAGCAGAAATGGATACTATGATTTCTGTTGCTATGGGTATGGAACCTTTATGGGAAAATGCGTTAGGGGAAGAATGGAAATTAATCATTACTCCCGAAAAGCTAAAGGCTATTTATCAAAAAATATAG
- a CDS encoding HAD family hydrolase translates to MEINFDGINVIGFDADDTLWVNETYFRDTEDKFANLLEKYETKNKIDQELFRTEIKNLDLYGYGIKGFVLSMVECALELSNNQVSSKTISALLDLGKDMITQPVELLDGVEDVLKSLKDKYRLIVLTKGDLLDQERKLERSGLSEYFHHVEVLSDKKEKNYSDLLEHLQIAPSEFLMIGNSLKSDVLPLVELGARAIHVPFHTTWEHEEVKGPIENKGYMTISALTDILEYV, encoded by the coding sequence ATGGAAATAAATTTTGACGGAATTAATGTAATCGGTTTTGATGCTGATGATACCTTGTGGGTAAATGAGACTTACTTTAGAGATACTGAAGATAAGTTTGCCAATTTATTGGAGAAGTACGAAACCAAGAATAAGATAGATCAAGAACTTTTTAGAACTGAAATAAAGAATTTAGATTTATACGGATACGGCATAAAGGGTTTTGTGCTTTCTATGGTAGAATGTGCTTTAGAACTTTCTAATAATCAAGTTTCATCCAAAACCATAAGTGCACTATTAGATTTGGGAAAAGATATGATTACCCAGCCCGTAGAATTATTGGATGGAGTAGAAGATGTTTTAAAAAGCTTAAAAGATAAATACCGATTAATTGTCTTGACAAAAGGAGATCTTTTAGATCAAGAACGAAAACTAGAACGATCAGGATTATCGGAATATTTTCATCATGTAGAAGTATTGAGCGATAAAAAGGAAAAGAATTACAGCGATCTTTTAGAGCATTTGCAAATAGCACCAAGTGAGTTTTTAATGATAGGTAATTCTCTGAAATCAGACGTTTTACCTTTAGTAGAATTAGGTGCACGTGCCATACATGTACCCTTTCATACTACATGGGAACACGAAGAGGTAAAAGGACCAATAGAGAATAAGGGATACATGACAATTTCTGCACTAACGGATATTTTGGAATATGTGTAA
- the kdsB gene encoding 3-deoxy-manno-octulosonate cytidylyltransferase — MIPARYAASRFPAKLMQDLAGKPVILRTYQAAVHTKLFDEVYVVTDSEVIYDTIVKAGGLAIMSKKEHDCGSDRIAEAVMQMDVDIIVNVQGDEPFTDRESLEGVMKVFEDDIHKEIDLASLMVKISDEEEINNPNTVKVIVDNRDFALYFSRSPIPYPRAKSDNTIYYKHKGIYAFRKSALMDFQRLPMLQLEATEKIEAIRYLEYGKKIKMVETNVQGIEIDTPEDLKKAQAAWK, encoded by the coding sequence ATGATACCTGCCCGTTATGCGGCATCAAGATTTCCTGCGAAGCTAATGCAGGATTTAGCTGGTAAACCGGTCATTTTAAGAACATATCAAGCTGCGGTACATACCAAATTGTTTGATGAAGTATATGTGGTTACAGATAGTGAGGTTATCTATGATACCATCGTTAAAGCAGGTGGCTTGGCGATCATGAGTAAAAAAGAGCATGATTGTGGTAGTGATCGTATTGCAGAGGCCGTTATGCAGATGGATGTCGATATTATCGTAAATGTGCAAGGCGATGAGCCCTTTACTGATAGGGAAAGCTTAGAAGGGGTGATGAAGGTTTTTGAAGATGATATTCATAAGGAAATTGATTTAGCTTCTCTAATGGTGAAAATTTCAGATGAGGAAGAAATCAATAATCCGAATACGGTAAAGGTAATAGTGGATAATAGAGATTTTGCTCTATATTTTTCAAGGTCACCTATACCTTATCCAAGAGCAAAAAGTGACAACACCATATATTATAAGCACAAAGGTATATATGCTTTTAGAAAAAGTGCTTTAATGGATTTTCAAAGGTTACCTATGTTGCAATTGGAAGCAACGGAGAAAATCGAAGCCATTCGCTATTTGGAATATGGCAAAAAAATTAAAATGGTAGAAACGAATGTTCAGGGCATAGAAATTGATACTCCTGAAGACTTAAAGAAAGCTCAAGCAGCATGGAAATAA
- a CDS encoding DUF4126 domain-containing protein: MTTDTVLSIFLGIGLAASVGFRVFLPLFALSLASYFGVWELNDNWQWIGSLVAVLTLGVATLLEIFAYFIPWFDNLLDSIAVPLAAIAGTAVMVSTVADLDPVITWSLAIIAGGGTATAIKGAGATGRLASTATTGGLANPLITTVETGTAAVVSVASIFAPILAAVLVIIILVVIFRIYRSLRPKAKT; the protein is encoded by the coding sequence ATGACAACAGATACGGTATTAAGTATATTTTTAGGAATAGGATTAGCCGCATCTGTGGGTTTTAGGGTATTTCTACCCTTATTTGCTTTGAGTTTGGCGTCATATTTCGGAGTATGGGAACTAAACGATAATTGGCAATGGATAGGCAGTTTAGTAGCGGTTTTAACTTTAGGCGTCGCGACATTATTAGAAATATTTGCCTATTTCATCCCTTGGTTCGATAATTTATTAGATAGTATAGCGGTGCCTTTAGCAGCAATAGCAGGTACAGCGGTTATGGTTTCAACAGTTGCAGATTTAGATCCAGTGATAACGTGGTCATTGGCTATTATAGCTGGTGGCGGTACAGCTACGGCGATTAAAGGAGCAGGGGCAACAGGAAGATTGGCATCTACTGCCACAACAGGTGGTTTGGCGAATCCGCTGATTACTACGGTAGAAACAGGTACTGCCGCTGTAGTATCGGTCGCGTCGATATTTGCACCTATCTTAGCAGCGGTTTTGGTCATAATCATTTTGGTTGTCATTTTTAGGATATACAGAAGCTTAAGACCAAAGGCAAAAACATAA
- a CDS encoding ATP-dependent DNA helicase has product MKPTTPASFYSILETKFPHTPTATQSVALQKLAEFTLSTVKDEVFLLKGYAGTGKTTLIGTLVNSLWKVQKKAVLMAPTGRAAKVMSNYSKTQAFTIHRKIYFPKKQSGGGVQFVLAPNKHRDTLFIVDEASMITDTAADSKLFENGSLLDDLMMFVYSGHKCKLLLIGDTAQLPPVHLVLSPALDGDKLSLNYNKEVVRLELNEVVRQAGDSGILANATLLREQLQSEFFEDFKFDVDPFTDIVRLIDGNEIQEAIDSSYSENGKEETAFIVRSNKRANLYNQNIRERILFLENDIAVGDFMMVVKNNYYWLKPSTEAGFIANGDIIEILEIFDIKEIFTFKFAEVKVKMVDYPNMPPFETVLLLDTITAESPSLSYEDGNRLYQEVMKDFAHESSKYKKFLGVKNNKYFNGLQVKFSYAITCHKSQGGQWDTVFVEQPYLPNGIDKEYLRWLYTAVTRAKSKLYLIGFKDDFFLD; this is encoded by the coding sequence ATGAAACCAACTACACCCGCATCATTCTATAGTATACTAGAAACCAAATTTCCTCACACACCAACTGCCACACAATCAGTGGCTTTGCAAAAATTGGCTGAGTTTACACTTTCAACGGTTAAGGATGAAGTTTTTTTGTTAAAAGGTTACGCAGGTACCGGTAAAACTACTTTAATAGGCACTTTAGTTAACAGTTTATGGAAGGTTCAGAAGAAAGCTGTGCTCATGGCACCTACTGGGAGAGCGGCAAAAGTGATGTCAAATTATTCAAAAACACAGGCATTTACCATCCATAGGAAAATATATTTTCCGAAGAAACAAAGTGGAGGAGGAGTACAGTTTGTTTTGGCACCTAATAAACATAGGGATACTTTATTTATAGTTGATGAAGCATCAATGATAACAGATACGGCTGCAGATTCTAAATTATTTGAAAACGGTTCGTTATTAGATGACTTAATGATGTTCGTGTACTCTGGTCACAAATGTAAGTTGTTATTAATAGGAGACACCGCGCAGTTACCTCCGGTTCATTTAGTATTGAGTCCGGCTTTGGATGGCGATAAACTTTCACTTAATTATAATAAAGAAGTGGTTCGTTTAGAATTGAATGAAGTAGTTAGGCAAGCAGGTGATTCGGGAATTTTGGCAAATGCTACCTTGTTAAGAGAACAATTACAAAGTGAATTCTTTGAAGATTTTAAATTTGATGTAGATCCTTTCACTGATATAGTACGCTTAATAGATGGTAATGAAATTCAAGAAGCCATTGACAGTTCATACTCAGAAAACGGAAAAGAGGAAACGGCATTTATTGTACGCTCTAATAAACGTGCAAATCTTTACAATCAGAATATTCGAGAACGGATATTATTTTTAGAGAATGATATTGCCGTAGGCGATTTTATGATGGTGGTTAAGAATAACTATTATTGGTTAAAGCCAAGCACAGAAGCTGGTTTTATTGCAAACGGAGATATTATAGAGATTCTAGAAATATTCGATATCAAAGAGATTTTTACGTTTAAGTTTGCCGAGGTTAAAGTGAAGATGGTAGATTACCCTAATATGCCACCTTTTGAAACCGTATTATTGTTAGATACCATAACGGCAGAATCTCCGTCGTTGTCTTATGAAGATGGCAATAGGTTGTATCAAGAAGTCATGAAAGATTTTGCCCATGAGAGTTCTAAGTACAAGAAATTTTTAGGGGTTAAGAATAACAAGTACTTCAATGGGTTGCAAGTAAAGTTCTCGTACGCCATAACCTGTCATAAATCTCAAGGGGGACAATGGGATACTGTTTTTGTTGAGCAACCATATTTGCCTAATGGGATAGATAAAGAATACTTACGTTGGTTGTATACCGCGGTAACCAGAGCAAAGAGCAAGTTGTATCTTATTGGTTTTAAAGATGATTTTTTTCTTGATTAA
- a CDS encoding DUF3822 family protein: MTKKLKNSSLNIADKNFKKLSIQVSLNGLSFCVADTVSQKLLISDRIDFSDEKNPMTAKDELEKLFQKHDIENMQFDEVVAVHRNTLFGLVPKSLFNPNHLNEYLKFNTKVLANDVLAYDEVENHDLVNVYVPYVNINNYIYDLFGEFDFMHNGTVLLQSLLNNQTQNQEITCFVHVNKEQLDITVLNQRKLLLYNSFKFQTKEDFVYYLLFVIEQLELDPKTVVVKLFGDIEEDNETFQLCYTYIQHISIFEPSAAQLLKLGEPSTGSIDFTLINTI; the protein is encoded by the coding sequence ATGACAAAAAAGTTAAAAAATAGTAGCTTAAATATAGCGGATAAAAATTTTAAAAAATTGTCCATTCAGGTTAGCTTGAATGGACTTTCTTTTTGTGTAGCAGATACTGTTTCGCAAAAATTGTTGATTTCTGACAGAATCGATTTTTCTGATGAAAAAAACCCGATGACCGCTAAAGATGAATTGGAAAAGCTTTTTCAGAAGCATGATATAGAAAACATGCAGTTTGATGAAGTAGTTGCTGTTCATAGAAATACACTTTTTGGTCTGGTACCAAAATCATTATTCAACCCTAATCATTTAAATGAATACCTTAAATTCAATACCAAGGTATTAGCAAATGATGTTTTAGCCTATGACGAGGTAGAAAATCATGATTTGGTAAATGTGTATGTGCCCTATGTGAACATCAACAATTACATATACGATCTTTTTGGCGAGTTCGATTTTATGCACAATGGCACGGTGTTATTACAATCTTTGCTAAACAACCAAACACAGAATCAAGAAATTACATGTTTTGTACATGTAAACAAAGAGCAACTAGATATTACCGTTCTAAACCAACGCAAACTTCTTCTGTACAACAGCTTTAAATTTCAAACAAAAGAAGACTTTGTCTACTACCTATTATTCGTAATCGAGCAATTAGAATTAGACCCAAAGACCGTAGTTGTAAAACTATTTGGAGATATTGAAGAAGATAACGAAACTTTTCAACTTTGCTATACGTATATTCAACATATCAGTATTTTTGAACCATCAGCAGCTCAACTATTAAAACTTGGAGAACCTTCAACAGGCTCAATAGATTTCACCCTTATTAATACTATATAA
- a CDS encoding RsmD family RNA methyltransferase, with protein sequence MRIISGKHKGRHLMAPKKLPVRPTKDMAKESLFNILNNSYYFPDLKVLDLFAGTGNISYEFSSRGVDDVLAIDAHSGCIQFIDKTVELLDMNIRTLKSDVFSFLQRNTEKFDIIFADPFYDMELADFEKLPKLVFENDLLLEDGVLIIEHSNRTSLAEFPHYKNSRKYGGSVFSFFEK encoded by the coding sequence ATGCGCATCATATCAGGAAAACATAAAGGTCGTCATTTAATGGCCCCTAAAAAACTACCTGTTAGACCTACAAAAGATATGGCTAAAGAAAGCTTGTTCAATATTTTGAACAATAGCTACTATTTTCCAGACCTTAAAGTTCTTGACCTTTTTGCAGGTACCGGTAATATTAGCTACGAATTCTCTTCTAGAGGTGTTGATGATGTACTTGCCATTGATGCACACTCTGGCTGTATTCAATTTATTGACAAAACAGTTGAATTGCTAGACATGAATATTCGTACTTTAAAGAGTGATGTGTTTAGTTTTCTTCAAAGAAATACAGAGAAATTCGATATCATATTCGCTGACCCCTTCTACGATATGGAATTAGCCGATTTTGAAAAATTGCCCAAACTAGTTTTTGAAAATGATCTTCTCTTGGAAGACGGCGTATTAATTATTGAACATTCTAACCGTACCAGTTTAGCAGAATTTCCACACTATAAAAATTCTAGAAAATACGGCGGAAGCGTTTTTAGCTTTTTTGAGAAGTAA
- a CDS encoding DNA polymerase III subunit gamma/tau has protein sequence MEPFIVSARKYRPQTFKDVVGQQSITNTLQNAIDQNHLAQALLFCGPRGVGKTTCARILAKQINSDGTEKENEDFAFNIFELDAASNNSVDDIRNLIDQVRIPPQVGKYKVYIIDEVHMLSQSAFNAFLKTLEEPPKHAIFILATTEKHKIIPTILSRCQIFDFKRITVKDAAEYLKYIAENQGVNAEDDALHIIAQKADGAMRDALSIFDRVVSFSGSELTRKAVTENLNVLDYDTYFEATDLILNHNIPGLLILFNKTLSLGFDGHHFISGLASHFRDLMVCQHPDTINLLEVGEAAQQLYRDQSKKTAPSFLLQGLEISNDCDLKYKTSKNQRLLVELTLMKLASINFDGEKKNPESVALNNKTIDFIAPSAFYNQAPKKESKVNPVSGNQPAVTQTNVPKETNVVNKTSETTVEDKKPVAAVETQVAPIKTKEPQQNTEKSTSAEISTDVKKPIINRPTKRVSGLSISSLNAKKQHELNKIEVVIDENNLPKEPFTEEELRKHWADFIEIIDKKGQKILASNLHSDIPKLKEGFAIHLELPNSTMKKEIEREQFELMEYLRAKLNNHFVHLVIKVNETTATKFAFTPEEKYEKLREKNPVIDLLRQEFDLFL, from the coding sequence TTGGAACCATTTATTGTATCGGCTAGAAAGTATAGACCCCAGACATTTAAAGATGTTGTGGGCCAACAGTCTATAACCAATACACTACAAAATGCAATAGACCAAAATCACCTAGCACAAGCTTTATTATTCTGTGGACCCAGAGGTGTTGGTAAAACTACTTGCGCACGTATTTTGGCAAAACAGATAAATTCTGATGGTACCGAAAAGGAAAATGAAGATTTTGCCTTTAATATTTTTGAACTGGATGCCGCCTCTAACAACTCTGTAGACGATATTCGTAATCTTATCGACCAAGTACGCATACCACCACAGGTAGGTAAATACAAAGTATATATCATTGATGAGGTGCATATGTTGTCTCAGTCTGCTTTCAACGCATTTCTAAAAACTTTAGAAGAGCCACCAAAGCATGCTATTTTTATTTTGGCAACGACAGAAAAGCACAAAATCATACCTACTATTCTTTCTAGATGTCAAATTTTCGATTTCAAAAGAATTACCGTTAAAGATGCTGCCGAGTATTTAAAATATATTGCTGAAAACCAAGGTGTAAATGCTGAGGATGATGCACTACATATCATTGCCCAAAAGGCAGATGGCGCTATGCGTGATGCCTTATCTATTTTTGATAGAGTAGTCAGTTTTTCCGGTTCAGAGCTTACTCGTAAAGCGGTTACTGAAAATTTAAATGTCTTAGATTATGATACTTATTTTGAAGCTACAGATTTAATCCTAAACCATAATATACCTGGCTTACTTATATTATTCAATAAGACATTATCTCTCGGTTTTGACGGACACCATTTCATATCTGGACTAGCATCTCATTTCAGGGATTTAATGGTATGCCAGCATCCTGATACAATTAACTTGTTAGAAGTTGGTGAAGCAGCGCAACAATTATATAGAGATCAAAGTAAAAAGACTGCTCCCTCCTTTTTATTGCAAGGTTTGGAAATATCAAACGACTGTGATTTAAAGTATAAAACAAGTAAAAATCAACGCTTACTTGTTGAGCTTACACTTATGAAACTTGCCTCTATCAATTTTGATGGAGAAAAAAAAAATCCTGAATCCGTAGCTCTAAACAATAAGACTATTGATTTCATTGCCCCTTCCGCATTTTACAACCAAGCGCCTAAAAAAGAATCTAAGGTTAATCCTGTAAGCGGAAATCAACCGGCAGTTACCCAAACCAATGTTCCTAAAGAAACAAATGTTGTAAACAAGACTTCTGAAACTACGGTAGAAGATAAAAAACCTGTAGCAGCTGTTGAGACACAAGTGGCACCGATAAAAACTAAAGAACCTCAACAAAATACTGAAAAATCAACGTCAGCGGAAATCAGTACTGACGTTAAAAAACCAATTATTAATCGTCCTACCAAAAGGGTTTCTGGACTTTCAATTTCTAGCTTAAACGCCAAAAAACAACACGAACTAAACAAAATCGAGGTTGTTATTGACGAAAATAACTTACCTAAAGAACCATTCACTGAAGAAGAACTTCGTAAACATTGGGCAGATTTTATAGAGATCATCGATAAAAAGGGTCAAAAAATCCTTGCTTCTAACTTGCATTCAGATATTCCTAAACTAAAAGAGGGCTTCGCTATTCATTTAGAGCTTCCAAACAGTACAATGAAAAAGGAAATAGAACGTGAACAGTTCGAATTGATGGAGTATTTACGTGCTAAACTGAATAACCATTTCGTTCATCTAGTTATTAAAGTCAATGAAACAACAGCAACTAAATTTGCTTTTACACCCGAAGAGAAATACGAGAAACTAAGAGAGAAAAATCCGGTGATTGATTTATTGAGACAGGAATTCGATTTGTTCTTATAG
- a CDS encoding transmembrane 220 family protein, whose protein sequence is MNLLFKILGYVFAMLFSVGAVLQYNDPDSLHWIIIYGVAALMSLLFALNKIGYIVPLILGIFAFIGFVYLYPSDFQGFDLNDGDIVTVELGREAFGLLIISIVLLVFAFRIKRKL, encoded by the coding sequence ATGAATCTATTATTTAAGATCTTAGGTTACGTTTTTGCCATGTTATTTTCTGTTGGCGCTGTTTTACAATACAATGATCCAGACTCGTTACATTGGATTATCATCTATGGCGTTGCGGCTTTAATGTCTTTGTTGTTCGCATTGAATAAAATAGGCTATATAGTACCGTTGATATTAGGAATATTTGCTTTTATTGGCTTCGTTTACCTTTATCCTTCAGATTTTCAAGGATTCGATTTAAATGATGGAGATATCGTTACTGTAGAATTAGGGCGAGAGGCTTTTGGACTTCTGATTATTTCAATAGTTCTTTTAGTCTTTGCTTTTAGAATTAAGAGAAAGCTATAA
- a CDS encoding alkaline phosphatase family protein: MKKTVVINVVGLTKRLIGEHTPFIKSFLEKGQSSYIEPVLPGVTCAVQSTYVTGKWPSEHGIVGNGWYFKDECEVKFWRQSNKLVEQPKIWDDIKEQHPDFTCANHFWWYNMYSNVDYSLTPRPNYLADGRKIPDVYSHPAQLRDDMQKALGTFPLFEFWGPKTTINSSKWIADAALLTDKEHNPDLTFIYLPHLDYNLQRYGLDFNIISKDLSEIDAVVKQLVQHYEAFDTRVILLSEYGITNVNRPIHLNRVLRKEGLIAVREERGLELLDAGASDVFAVADHQIAHVYCKNTQDIERVVELIKAVEGVEKVLYEEDLKTYHIDHERCGDIVVVADKDSWFTYYFWLNDAKAPDYARMVDIHKKPGYDPVEMMTDPKDKLVMAKVVGKLLKKKMGFRTVMNIIPIDATLIKGSHGRLTEEEEDFPIFISNHLSGDNDQRISAVQVRDLIEDHLLN; the protein is encoded by the coding sequence ATGAAGAAAACGGTAGTCATAAATGTAGTAGGATTAACGAAGCGATTGATAGGTGAACACACTCCGTTTATAAAATCATTTTTAGAAAAAGGTCAGTCATCATATATAGAACCTGTACTGCCAGGTGTTACCTGTGCTGTACAATCTACCTATGTTACCGGTAAATGGCCATCAGAACATGGTATTGTTGGTAATGGCTGGTATTTTAAAGATGAATGCGAAGTCAAATTCTGGCGACAATCTAACAAATTGGTGGAGCAGCCAAAAATTTGGGATGATATTAAAGAGCAACATCCTGATTTTACTTGTGCCAATCATTTTTGGTGGTACAATATGTATAGTAATGTTGACTATAGCCTAACGCCAAGACCAAATTATTTGGCAGATGGCAGAAAAATTCCAGATGTGTATTCTCATCCCGCACAGTTGCGTGACGATATGCAAAAAGCATTAGGTACTTTTCCATTGTTTGAGTTTTGGGGACCTAAAACAACTATCAATTCATCAAAGTGGATTGCAGATGCTGCTTTATTGACGGATAAAGAGCATAATCCAGATCTAACCTTTATTTATCTACCGCATTTAGATTATAATTTACAGCGATATGGACTTGATTTTAATATCATATCCAAAGATTTAAGTGAAATAGACGCTGTAGTAAAACAATTAGTGCAACATTATGAAGCATTTGATACCAGAGTGATACTGCTTTCTGAATACGGAATTACAAATGTAAACAGACCCATTCATCTTAATCGCGTATTACGTAAAGAAGGTTTGATAGCTGTGCGTGAAGAAAGAGGATTAGAGCTCTTAGATGCAGGGGCAAGTGATGTATTTGCCGTTGCAGACCATCAAATTGCACATGTGTATTGCAAGAATACCCAAGACATTGAACGGGTAGTTGAATTGATTAAAGCTGTCGAAGGTGTAGAAAAAGTACTTTACGAAGAAGATTTAAAAACTTATCATATAGATCATGAACGCTGTGGCGATATAGTGGTGGTAGCTGATAAAGATTCTTGGTTTACGTATTACTTCTGGCTAAATGATGCAAAAGCACCGGATTATGCAAGAATGGTTGATATTCATAAAAAACCAGGCTACGATCCGGTTGAAATGATGACAGACCCAAAAGATAAATTGGTAATGGCCAAAGTGGTTGGTAAGCTACTAAAAAAGAAGATGGGCTTTAGAACCGTCATGAATATCATCCCAATTGATGCAACTCTAATTAAAGGATCACACGGTCGTTTAACTGAAGAAGAAGAAGATTTTCCTATCTTCATTAGTAACCATTTATCTGGCGATAACGATCAGAGAATTAGTGCAGTACAAGTGCGTGATCTTATTGAAGATCACTTATTAAACTAA